One Prunus dulcis chromosome 8, ALMONDv2, whole genome shotgun sequence DNA window includes the following coding sequences:
- the LOC117637137 gene encoding cytokinin riboside 5'-monophosphate phosphoribohydrolase LOG5-like — translation MSHFGRSLRQKHPTKLKISKALDMEEKVGRSRFKRVCVFCGSSTGKRNCYKDAAIELAQELVSRRLDLVYGGGSIGLMGLVSQAVHRGGGNVLGIIPKTLMCKEITGETVGEVRPVADMHQRKAEMARHSDCFIALPGGYGTLEELLEVITWAQLGIHDKPVGLLNVDGYYNYLLTFIDKAVDDGFIKPSQRHIIVSAPNAKELVQKLEEYVPVHDGAIAKARWEVEQEQQQQQVGFNGAATLQTEIAL, via the exons ATGAGTCACTTTGGCCGAAGTCTAAGGCAAAAACATcctacaaaattgaaaatctcAAAAGCTTTGGACATGGAAGAGAAAGTTGGGAGATCAAGATTCAAGAgggtttgtgtgttttgtggCAGCAGTACTGGAAAGAGGAACTGCTACAAAGATGCTGCCATTGAATTAGCCCAAGAGCTG GTGTCAAGAAGGCTGGACCTTGTCTATGGAGGTGGTAGCATTGGGCTCATGGGTCTGGTTTCTCAGGCTGTTCATCGTGGTGGAGGGAATGTTCTTGG GATCATACCAAAGACTCTAATGTGCAAAGAG ATAACAGGTGAAACAGTTGGAGAGGTAAGGCCAGTAGCCGACATGCACCAAAGGAAGGCAGAAATGGCCCGCCATTCTGATTGTTTCATAGCCCTACCAG GTGGATATGGAACTTTGGAGGAGTTGCTAGAAGTGATCACTTGGGCACAGCTTGGTATCCATGACAAACCT GTGGGTTTGCTCAATGTTGATGGCTACTACAACTACCTTCTCACTTTTATTGACAAAGCCGTGGATGATGGCTTTATCAAGCCTTCTCAGCGCCACATCATAGTCTCTGCCCCCAATGCCAAAGAGCTTGTTCAAAAACTTGAg gAGTACGTGCCTGTGCATGATGGAGCCATAGCCAAAGCAAGATGGGAGGTTGAGcaagagcagcagcagcaacaggtGGGGTTCAATGGAGCAGCTACTTTGCAGACTGAGATAGCTTTGTAA